In a single window of the Lineus longissimus chromosome 4, tnLinLong1.2, whole genome shotgun sequence genome:
- the LOC135486955 gene encoding uncharacterized protein LOC135486955, which translates to MSTPAQLCINDTSEKMGSEGNISLLEPYFNSIKQALQSRSLHHQKDFLLESASEDNSNPSSNIGMEYNKESTEITTDVKTSSEEQDLSLEAPSPTLLEVNGILQSTNAKGATDSGTCLEKEKEEVQNTSRSSAPSLPLDNVELVADEELEANGRDRSGSSMKTTEDNTAENDQPRSPSNGIQIVGREKGNDVNHAPLATTNPLRRASDLNYGSAAEVDARLKQTFNFDVVIALLRETGEVVNIAVNSLAKHVTFQSAVLQCLFGVLKVCDAWNLMLTSYKITANEIIERLHIACLKLVEGFPDFAMKDIQQIEEYVSRLTDAIKKLQLCLVDAMDALKSVEMSIGDDALEADALFIIKRKEKNGVLEVEQNKEEYRLIRRRFRNALYLKLFADSPTEACKLSAEESYQDIMRQGDVIHRSYKQFLSDDDRFEIARMSLTVAHQKYCFLATLLERATILVGTWSNECRWILDSDFGVQINRIKEMTQQERVVVFEESPVMIQLKLYLQRWRSIYKICSENLSSIRPVRDQVEQLYTDNPYPVEAMDRARKAAAEHRELRNVLRLPKWYEPVPLEGAIYKEGNRIYALELILEAKNDTKPNLGWKDESNPFQSDEYIEAKKVMDLSEKLLQIACETAPRPSNYRRCLRGIRRSFRKVQQAVYENILQYREEAAGIAIHLYLVCLSWLQGLPELAKDGFHYGVLDIEGLKNLANVICSKSLTCDAEKIALGFEDYQRNTLEGLIERIDKETKERCDSEAVEDELPEVDQTWYQTLRLGVIGDHIGEIDDVKQAAISTQALKLAIGLPLDVLVRAHLSLGRHIEQLFKEKQRLLVEVDPTEVYARGSQGHNRMDHGLMRRVHDLCKRLNAFRLSCEEEAAQLEEEHNPAMLLSTRSTGVSMTLDECDNMVKRLGDMALVESFRNVLTEIDGHVLKFEEVDGENLAVL; encoded by the exons ATGTCTACTCCAGCACAACTGTGCATAAACGACACATCAGAAAAGATGGGAAGTGAAGGTAACATTTCACTCCTCGAACCTTACTTCAACAGTATCAAACAAGCGTTGCAGAGTCGAAGTTTACACCACCAAAAGGATTTTCTATTAGAAAGTGCTTCAGAAGACAATTCTAATCCTTCTTCGAACATTGGAATGGAATACAACAAAGAATCAACGGAAATCACGACTGATGTCAAAACGTCATCAGAGGAACAAGACCTATCGTTGGAAGCCCCAAGCCCAACGTTGCTTGAAGTTAACGGAATATTGCAGTCCACGAATGCAAAGGGTGCCACAGATTCGGGAACCTGTTTGGAGAAGGAAAAGGAAGAGGTCCAAAATACCAGTAGGTCCAGTGCACCATCGCTCCCGCTAGATAATGTTGAGTTAGTTGCTGATGAAGAGCTGGAGGCAAATGGCAGAGACAGGTCTGGAAGTTCAATGAAAACTACTGAAGATAACACAGCAGAGAACGACCAGCCTCGGTCCCCTTCGAACGGAATTCAGATTGTTGGGCGCGAAAAAGGGAATGACGTCAATCATGCACCGCTGGCAACTACGAATCCATTAAGGAGAGCATCGGACTTGAATTACGGCAGTGCTGCCGAGGTTGATGCAAGGCTGAAACAGACGTTCAATTTTGATGTCGTCATAGCCTTGCTTCGGGAGACAGGTGAGGTTGTTAACATTGCTGTGAATTCATTGGCGAAGCATGTAACCTTCCAGAGCGCCGTTTTACAATGTTTATTTGGTGTCCTTAAGGTGTGTGATGCTTGGAACTTGATGCTGACAAGTTACAAGATAACCGCAAACGAAATCATCGAACGACTCCACATTGCATGTTTAAAACTCGTTGAGGGTTTTCCGGATTTTGCTATGAAGGACATTCAACAGATCGAGGAGTATGTCAGTCGGCTTACTGATGCAATCAAAAAGTTGCAGTTGTGTTTAGTTGATGCAATGGACGCTTTAAAAAGCGTGGAGATGTCGATTGGAGATGATGCTTTGGAGGCGGACGCACTCTTCATTATAAAGCGAAAAGAAAAAAACGGTGTTCTTGAAGTTGAACAAAATAAGGAGGAATACAGACTGATACGACGGCGGTTTAGGAACGCGTTATACTTGAAATTATTCGCAGATTCCCCTACGGAAGCGTGTAAACTCTCTGCGGAGGAGTCTTACCAGGACATAATGAGACAGGGTGATGTCATTCATAGAAGTTATAAACAGTTTCTAAGTGATGATGATCGATTTGAAATAGCGCGAATGTCACTGACAGTtgctcatcagaagtattgctTTCTTGCAACCTTGCTTGAGCGAGCCACAATCTTGGTCGGCACTTGGTCGAACGAGTGCCGTTGGATTCTTGACTCAGACTTTGGAGTTCAGATTAATCGAATTAAAGAAATGACGCAACAGGAACGCGTGGTGGTCTTCGAAGAATCCCCTGTTATGATACAGCTTAAGCTTTACTTACAAAG GTGGCGCTCCATTTATAAAATTTGTTCCGAGAACTTGTCCTCCATACGGCCTGTCAGAGACCAGGTGGAACAGCTTTACACCGACAACCCTTACCCGGTGGAGGCGATGGATAGGGCACGGAAAGCTGCAGCCGAACACCGTGAACTCAGAAATGTTCTGCGTTTGCCTAAATG GTATGAGCCTGTCCCTTTAGAGGGTGCAATATACAAAGAAGGTAACCGAATATATGCTCTAGAACTTATCCTCGAGGCCAAAAACGACACCAAGCCTAACTTGGGATGGAAAGATGAGAGCAATCCATTTCAATCTGATGAATACATTGAGGCAAAGAAAGTCATGGACTTGTCAGAAAAACTGCTTCAGATAGCCTGTGAAACTGCTCCGAGACCATCGAACTACCGGAGATGCCTTAGGGGAATACGTCGGAGTTTTAGAAAAGTCCAACAGGCcgtgtatgaaaatattttacaatacaGAGAGGAAGCCGCAGGGATTGCTATTCACTTGTATTTAGTGTGTTTGAGTTGGCTGCAAGGTCTGCCCGAGTTAGCCAAGGATGGATTTCATTATGGTGTGTTGGATATCGAGGGTTTGAAGAACCTGGCCAATGTAATCTGTTCGAAAAGCCTGACCTGCGATGCTGAGAAAATTGCGCTGGGTTTTGAAGATTATCAGCGGAATACACTGGAGGGACTTATTGAGAGAATAGACAAGGAAACAAAAGAAAGGTGCGACTCTGAAGCCGTTGAAGACGAACTTCCTGAGGTCGATCAGACATGGTATCAAACTCTTCGCCTAGGCGTAATAGGAGATCACATTGGGGAGATCGACGATGTTAAACAGGCTGCCATCTCTACACAAGCCTTGAAACTAGCCATAGGGCTACCCCTGGATGTACTGGTGAGAGCTCATCTTAGCCTCGGGCGACACATCGAGCAGCTGTTCAAAGAGAAGCAGAGGTTATTAGTTGAGGTTGATCCAACTGAGGTGTATGCTCGCGGTAGTCAAGGCCATAATAGGATGGACCATGGATTGATGCGGCGTGTACATGACTTGTGCAAAAG ATTGAATGCCTTCCGTCTCTCTTGCGAAGAAGAGGCTGCCCAACTCGAAGAAGAACACAATCCCGCTATGTTACTGTCTACGCGATCGACGGGTGTGTCCATGACTCTGGATGAATGCGACAATATGGTGAAAAGGTTGGGTGACATGGCGTTGGTCGAGAGCTTTCGGAATGTCCTCACAGAAATTGACGGGCACGTGCTGAAGTTTGAGGAGGTTGACGGCGAGAACCTTGCCGTTTTATAG